Proteins co-encoded in one Jeotgalibacillus malaysiensis genomic window:
- a CDS encoding multidrug ABC transporter permease: MSVGKRLWQYGLMYKKTIIIALLMLTISVAAELAGPFIAKKMIDDHILGIEETWVETGDSRDAVPYNNTFYKREAYLNEGEQGGSEAHIYQIGLNFYFVDEPVNAEGERSYADGQLTFGSGDDMKAYPAEELSGSEIFAFYEPEIPRMLWLVALYFGLTVVAAIFHFGQEFQLQRSANRIIQKMRTQVFDHIQRLPIKYFDNLPAGKVVARITNDTEAIRELYVQVLGQFFHSGVYITGIYVALFILDPNLAAICLILLPILYIWMLLYRKYASVYNQTVRSKVSEINASINEAIQGMSIIQAFRRESRIQEEFEEKNTTHFQFQNKLLNLNALMSYNLVNILRNLTFVAFIWYFGGAALTAESVVTVGVLYAFVDYLTRLFQPVTGIVNQLANLELALVAGKRVFELMDEDGEEVRDERIERLKGHVAFNDVSFAYKKEDYVLKNLSFEAKPGETIGLVGHTGSGKSSIMNLLFRFYDCQKGEILIDGQNIKELPRQTIRDHMGIVLQDPYLFTGTIATNVSLNDPRISREKIEEALKAVGADQVLTNLEQGIDEPVIEKGSTLSSGQRQLISFARALAFDPAVLVLDEATSSVDTETESVIQQAMDTLKTGRTTFIIAHRLSTIRNADQILVLDRGQIVERGTHDELMANRGKYYQMYELQQGKQQAG; encoded by the coding sequence ATGAGTGTAGGAAAACGCCTCTGGCAATATGGTTTGATGTATAAAAAGACAATTATCATTGCCCTTTTGATGCTGACGATTTCAGTTGCAGCAGAACTGGCAGGTCCTTTTATCGCAAAGAAGATGATTGATGATCATATTCTCGGGATAGAGGAAACGTGGGTTGAAACCGGTGACAGCCGGGATGCAGTCCCCTATAATAATACCTTTTATAAAAGAGAGGCTTACCTGAACGAAGGTGAACAGGGTGGAAGTGAGGCCCACATTTATCAGATTGGCCTGAACTTTTACTTTGTGGACGAACCGGTTAATGCAGAAGGTGAACGAAGCTATGCAGATGGTCAGCTGACATTCGGTTCAGGAGATGACATGAAGGCCTATCCTGCCGAAGAGCTGTCGGGTTCTGAGATATTTGCATTTTATGAACCTGAAATTCCAAGAATGCTTTGGCTGGTTGCGCTTTACTTTGGTCTGACCGTTGTGGCTGCGATCTTCCACTTTGGACAGGAATTTCAGCTTCAGCGTTCTGCAAACAGGATTATTCAAAAAATGCGTACGCAGGTGTTTGATCACATTCAGCGTCTGCCTATCAAATATTTTGATAACCTTCCTGCGGGGAAGGTTGTAGCCAGAATTACGAATGATACAGAAGCAATCAGAGAGCTTTATGTACAGGTACTCGGCCAGTTTTTCCACAGTGGAGTCTATATTACAGGTATCTACGTTGCGCTTTTTATACTGGACCCGAATCTGGCGGCAATCTGCTTGATTCTGCTGCCGATTCTGTATATCTGGATGCTGCTGTACCGTAAATATGCGTCAGTCTATAACCAGACGGTAAGATCCAAGGTCAGCGAAATTAATGCCTCAATCAATGAAGCGATTCAGGGAATGAGCATCATTCAGGCTTTCAGAAGAGAAAGCCGCATTCAGGAAGAATTCGAAGAGAAGAATACAACGCATTTTCAATTTCAGAATAAACTGTTGAACCTGAATGCACTGATGTCATATAACCTGGTGAATATTTTACGTAACCTGACGTTCGTCGCTTTCATCTGGTATTTTGGCGGGGCAGCATTGACAGCAGAATCAGTTGTCACAGTTGGTGTGCTGTATGCATTTGTAGATTATCTGACAAGGTTATTCCAGCCCGTTACTGGCATCGTGAATCAGCTTGCGAACCTGGAACTTGCACTTGTTGCAGGGAAAAGAGTATTTGAGCTGATGGATGAAGACGGGGAAGAGGTCAGAGATGAAAGAATTGAGCGTCTAAAAGGGCACGTTGCATTTAATGATGTGTCATTTGCTTATAAAAAAGAAGATTATGTATTGAAAAACCTGTCATTTGAAGCGAAGCCAGGAGAGACAATCGGACTTGTTGGCCATACCGGTTCAGGAAAGTCTTCGATTATGAACCTGCTCTTCCGCTTTTATGACTGTCAAAAAGGGGAGATTCTCATTGATGGACAAAACATCAAAGAACTACCTCGACAAACCATTCGCGATCACATGGGCATTGTACTCCAGGATCCATATCTCTTTACAGGTACAATTGCAACCAATGTCAGCCTCAATGATCCTCGAATATCACGGGAAAAAATAGAGGAAGCTCTGAAGGCTGTAGGTGCAGATCAGGTGCTGACAAATCTGGAACAGGGAATTGATGAACCTGTTATTGAAAAAGGAAGTACATTATCATCAGGACAGAGACAGCTGATCTCTTTTGCAAGAGCGCTCGCCTTTGATCCTGCGGTACTTGTACTTGATGAAGCAACATCAAGTGTGGATACTGAAACAGAATCAGTCATTCAGCAGGCGATGGATACACTGAAGACGGGCAGAACGACCTTTATTATCGCTCACCGTCTGTCAACGATCCGCAATGCTGACCAGATTCTCGTATTAGACCGTGGACAGATCGTTGAACGCGGGACACATGATGAGCTGATGGCAAATCGGGGGAAATATTATCAAATGTACGAACTGCAGCAGGGGAAACAGCAGGCTGGGTAA
- a CDS encoding kynurenine formamidase has translation MKLIDITMSLSSGTPNWPGDTSFHYEIAWPMEESGSVNVGKIEASTHIGTHIDAPFHYDNSGKKTDELELSRYFAKAVVIDCTGVDEITSEHIQFDEKGITAVLFKTAGWTNRDEFPDQIPVLQESVPAYLKGKGINLIGVDLPSVDHLESKSLPVHHALYEQDINILEGIVLDEVEEGYYQLIAMPLKIKGGDGSPVRAVLVSG, from the coding sequence ATGAAACTGATCGACATTACAATGAGCTTAAGCAGTGGGACGCCAAATTGGCCGGGGGACACATCCTTTCATTACGAAATTGCATGGCCTATGGAAGAGAGCGGGTCAGTGAATGTAGGGAAAATTGAAGCAAGCACGCATATTGGCACACATATAGACGCGCCATTTCATTATGATAACAGCGGAAAAAAGACAGATGAACTGGAACTGAGCCGCTATTTTGCAAAAGCTGTCGTCATTGATTGCACGGGTGTCGACGAAATCACTTCAGAACATATACAGTTCGATGAAAAAGGAATAACAGCCGTTTTGTTTAAAACAGCCGGCTGGACCAACAGGGATGAATTTCCTGATCAGATACCTGTATTACAAGAATCCGTCCCAGCTTATTTAAAGGGTAAAGGAATAAATTTAATCGGGGTGGATCTACCTTCAGTTGACCATCTCGAAAGTAAGAGTCTCCCTGTCCATCACGCACTTTATGAGCAGGATATCAATATTTTAGAGGGGATTGTGCTGGATGAAGTAGAGGAAGGCTATTATCAGCTGATTGCTATGCCGCTGAAAATCAAAGGCGGTGATGGCAGTCCTGTTCGTGCAGTACTAGTATCAGGCTAA
- a CDS encoding fumarate hydratase: MDFRTERDTLGEVQVPADKHWGAQTQRSLENFPIGIEKMPLEVTYGFAELKKAAAVANFDLEKLSLHKKNAIVKACDEILNGELDEHFPLSVWQTGSGTQSNMNANEVIAFRANQLLSDQGVDEKVHPNDDVNMSQSSNDTFPTAMHIAAYRAVCSKLIPALNNLTDTFYQKEKEFYEVIKIGRTHLQDATPLTLGQEISGWRAMLERSNTMIQEANKHILSLAIGGTAVGTGINAHAEFGERVAKQLVLQTGFPFYSSDNKFHALTSHDEIVYLHGALKGLSADLMKIANDIRWLASGPRSGIGEITIPANEPGSSIMPGKVNPTQSEALTMITTQIMGNDATIGFAASQGNFELNVFKPVIIYNFLQSIQLLADGMNTFNDKCAVGIEANLEIIAKHVENSLMLVTALNPHIGYEKAAEIAKLAFNDESTLKEAAVNTGYLNEEQYDEWIQPINMVNIDR; this comes from the coding sequence ATGGATTTTCGAACTGAAAGAGATACTTTAGGTGAGGTGCAGGTGCCTGCAGATAAACATTGGGGAGCGCAAACGCAGCGCAGCCTGGAGAACTTCCCGATTGGCATTGAGAAAATGCCGCTTGAAGTCACATACGGTTTTGCAGAACTAAAGAAAGCGGCAGCAGTTGCGAACTTTGACCTTGAAAAACTGTCATTACATAAGAAGAATGCAATTGTAAAAGCATGTGATGAAATTTTAAACGGAGAGCTTGATGAACATTTTCCGCTGTCTGTCTGGCAGACCGGAAGTGGTACACAGTCGAATATGAACGCAAATGAAGTCATTGCATTCAGAGCGAATCAATTGCTGTCTGATCAGGGTGTGGATGAGAAGGTTCATCCAAATGATGATGTGAATATGTCTCAGAGCTCGAATGACACATTTCCGACAGCGATGCATATTGCCGCTTACCGTGCAGTGTGCAGTAAGCTGATTCCGGCTTTAAATAATCTGACTGATACGTTTTATCAGAAGGAAAAGGAATTTTATGAAGTTATTAAAATTGGAAGAACACATCTTCAGGATGCTACACCGTTAACGCTTGGGCAGGAAATCAGCGGGTGGCGTGCCATGCTTGAGCGCTCCAATACAATGATCCAGGAAGCGAATAAACATATTCTTTCTCTTGCGATCGGAGGAACAGCAGTCGGTACAGGCATCAACGCCCACGCGGAATTTGGAGAGCGTGTAGCAAAACAGCTCGTTCTGCAAACAGGTTTTCCTTTTTACTCATCAGATAATAAATTTCATGCGCTGACAAGTCATGACGAGATTGTGTATCTTCACGGGGCATTAAAAGGTCTTTCAGCAGATCTGATGAAAATTGCCAATGATATCAGGTGGCTTGCAAGTGGACCGAGAAGCGGAATTGGTGAAATTACGATCCCTGCAAATGAGCCGGGCAGTTCAATTATGCCAGGTAAAGTCAATCCGACTCAGAGTGAAGCACTGACGATGATTACGACTCAGATCATGGGAAATGATGCAACAATCGGATTTGCAGCAAGTCAGGGTAATTTTGAGCTGAACGTTTTCAAACCGGTGATTATCTATAATTTCCTTCAGTCTATTCAGCTGCTTGCGGACGGGATGAACACATTTAACGATAAGTGTGCAGTCGGAATTGAAGCAAACCTTGAGATCATCGCAAAGCACGTGGAGAATTCACTCATGCTTGTTACAGCACTAAATCCTCATATTGGCTATGAGAAGGCTGCTGAAATTGCAAAGCTTGCTTTTAATGATGAATCTACTTTAAAAGAAGCGGCAGTTAATACAGGATACTTGAATGAAGAGCAATATGACGAATGGATTCAGCCGATCAACATGGTTAATATTGACCGTTAA
- a CDS encoding multidrug ABC transporter ATP-binding protein, with translation MFDIFVKLGWFFKEHWKRYTLAIGLLLIANLFEVVPPFLVGMAIDDIFMGELTQDLLVQYLLILTVIGIVTYVINYVWQYLLFGGAHQIERRLRSMFMGKLLQMTPGFYERNRTGDLMARATNDLKAVSVTAGFGVLTLIDSTAYMLTILLTMGFLISWELTLAAVLPLPILAFVMKVLGKKIHERYMIAQDAFGDLNDRVLESIAGVRVIRAYVQERRDEKLFHQHTEDVYQKNIRVSFIDSLFNPLTKILTGISYMIGLGYGAYLVFNQAITLGQLVSFNVYLGMLIWPMFAIGELINVMQRGNASMDRVNETLSVEPEVMEPAHAAAVAGMDGIEFRETAFSYPSSNVQNLKNLNIRLKQGQTLGIVGRTGSGKTTIVKQLLKEYPAGEGEIVVSGTGLQHLKKEQLLSWIGYVPQEHVLFSKSVRDNILFGAEDATEEALQRAIKMAHFEKDLEMLPDGLDTLVGEKGVALSGGQKQRISIARALIKEPSLLILDDSLSAVDAKTEAAILENIKNERIGKTTMITTHRLSAVEHADWIVVMDNGEIIEEGIHADLLKKKGWYFEQYERQQVEESLLEEVQS, from the coding sequence ATGTTTGATATTTTTGTAAAGCTTGGCTGGTTTTTTAAAGAACACTGGAAACGGTACACATTGGCAATTGGTTTATTGCTGATTGCAAATTTGTTTGAAGTCGTTCCGCCTTTTCTTGTCGGTATGGCGATTGACGATATTTTTATGGGTGAATTGACGCAGGATCTTCTGGTGCAATACCTGCTGATTCTGACCGTTATTGGAATTGTGACTTATGTGATTAACTACGTCTGGCAATACCTGCTTTTTGGCGGGGCACATCAGATTGAGCGCAGGCTCAGATCCATGTTTATGGGCAAGCTGCTTCAGATGACGCCGGGATTTTATGAACGGAACCGCACAGGGGATCTGATGGCAAGAGCAACCAATGATTTAAAAGCAGTATCAGTAACGGCAGGTTTTGGTGTTCTGACACTCATTGACTCAACTGCTTACATGCTGACGATCTTACTGACAATGGGATTTTTAATTTCCTGGGAATTAACACTTGCAGCAGTACTGCCATTGCCGATTTTAGCTTTCGTGATGAAGGTTCTCGGTAAGAAAATTCATGAACGCTATATGATTGCACAGGATGCCTTTGGGGATCTGAATGACCGTGTACTTGAATCCATCGCAGGTGTCAGAGTGATCAGGGCATATGTTCAGGAAAGAAGAGATGAAAAACTGTTTCATCAGCACACTGAAGATGTGTATCAGAAAAATATCCGTGTGTCGTTTATTGATTCACTTTTCAATCCGCTGACAAAAATACTGACTGGTATCAGTTATATGATCGGTCTTGGTTACGGGGCTTATCTCGTATTTAATCAGGCTATTACATTAGGACAGCTCGTGTCATTTAACGTATACCTCGGAATGCTGATCTGGCCGATGTTTGCGATTGGAGAACTGATCAATGTCATGCAGCGCGGCAATGCATCAATGGACCGGGTAAATGAAACGTTAAGCGTCGAGCCGGAAGTAATGGAACCTGCTCATGCAGCGGCGGTTGCAGGTATGGACGGTATTGAATTCCGTGAGACAGCTTTTAGTTACCCTTCATCAAACGTTCAGAACCTTAAAAATCTGAATATCAGACTGAAACAGGGGCAGACGCTTGGGATTGTCGGGAGAACAGGAAGCGGAAAGACGACCATTGTTAAGCAGCTGTTAAAAGAGTATCCGGCAGGTGAAGGTGAAATTGTTGTAAGTGGAACCGGACTGCAGCACCTGAAAAAGGAACAGTTATTATCCTGGATCGGCTACGTGCCACAGGAGCATGTCCTATTTTCAAAATCGGTCCGTGACAATATTTTATTCGGAGCAGAAGATGCAACTGAGGAAGCGTTGCAACGAGCGATTAAAATGGCTCATTTTGAAAAAGATCTTGAGATGCTTCCTGATGGACTGGACACATTAGTTGGAGAAAAGGGTGTCGCTTTATCAGGAGGACAGAAGCAGCGGATTTCTATTGCGCGTGCGCTGATTAAGGAGCCGTCTCTTTTGATTCTGGATGATTCACTGTCTGCAGTTGATGCAAAGACAGAAGCAGCCATTTTGGAAAATATAAAGAACGAGAGAATAGGCAAGACAACGATGATTACAACTCACAGGTTATCTGCAGTTGAACACGCAGACTGGATCGTTGTAATGGATAACGGTGAAATCATTGAAGAAGGTATACACGCAGACCTTCTGAAGAAAAAAGGCTGGTATTTTGAGCAGTATGAACGCCAGCAGGTTGAAGAGTCGCTGTTAGAGGAGGTGCAGTCATGA
- a CDS encoding deoxyribodipyrimidine photo-lyase, with product MTSIVWIRKDLRLHDNPGLYHAAEAGKVLLVYIFDEDEKVGAAQKWFLHRALESFEKRLESAGGKLYIAKGKPEKILKDLISQYDISAIHWNRQYEPAVFNRDREIGETLHDQGLDVNTYEGRLLLPPWDVKKKDGEPYKVFTPFYKAMQKHDIPQALPSVKNIKTVSFNKKDSLSIDDLNLLPEINWTDGMEKRWTPSEEAAVRRFHAFLDKKLKVYKDKRDFPAEEASSALSPYFALGLLSVRSVYHSIKKNAEAAGEPFIRQLVWRDFAYSLITHFPETETDPMNDQFEKFKWMDEKDQFDAWKKGKTGFPIVDAGMRELWSTGYMHNRVRMIVGSFLTKDLLIHWREGADWFDDTLVDADVANNVMGWQWVAGSGADASPFFRIFNPTTQSEKFDPDGEYIKRWIPELKKIPLKHLHDPSSAPEDVLEEAGVTIGEDYPEPIVDHKAARQRALDRYDDVKK from the coding sequence ATGACATCTATCGTATGGATCAGAAAAGACCTGCGTCTTCACGACAATCCGGGCTTATATCACGCAGCTGAAGCCGGCAAAGTATTGCTGGTTTATATTTTTGATGAAGATGAAAAAGTGGGGGCTGCACAAAAATGGTTTCTTCACCGGGCGCTTGAGTCTTTTGAAAAGCGTTTGGAGTCGGCTGGAGGAAAGCTTTATATTGCCAAAGGGAAGCCAGAGAAAATTCTGAAGGACCTGATCAGCCAGTATGATATTTCAGCGATTCACTGGAACCGGCAATATGAACCTGCTGTATTTAACCGGGACCGCGAAATCGGAGAAACCCTGCATGATCAGGGGCTTGATGTAAATACCTATGAAGGAAGACTGCTACTTCCTCCATGGGATGTGAAGAAAAAAGATGGGGAGCCATACAAGGTTTTCACTCCTTTTTACAAGGCGATGCAAAAGCATGATATTCCACAGGCGCTTCCGTCTGTCAAAAATATAAAAACAGTTTCTTTTAACAAAAAAGATTCACTGTCGATTGATGACTTGAATCTGCTGCCTGAAATCAACTGGACAGATGGTATGGAAAAACGGTGGACCCCTTCTGAGGAAGCAGCGGTCAGACGCTTTCATGCCTTTTTAGACAAAAAGCTTAAAGTCTATAAAGATAAGCGGGATTTCCCTGCAGAGGAAGCGAGTTCAGCATTATCCCCCTACTTTGCACTTGGACTGCTCTCAGTGAGAAGCGTCTATCACTCCATTAAAAAAAATGCAGAGGCAGCAGGAGAGCCATTTATCAGACAGCTCGTATGGAGGGATTTCGCCTATTCCCTGATCACGCACTTCCCGGAAACTGAGACAGATCCGATGAATGATCAATTTGAAAAGTTTAAATGGATGGATGAAAAGGATCAGTTTGATGCCTGGAAAAAAGGAAAAACCGGCTTTCCGATTGTAGATGCCGGTATGCGTGAGCTATGGTCTACAGGTTATATGCATAACCGTGTGAGAATGATTGTCGGATCATTTCTGACAAAAGATTTACTGATCCACTGGAGAGAAGGCGCTGACTGGTTTGATGACACACTCGTTGACGCTGACGTGGCGAATAACGTTATGGGCTGGCAGTGGGTTGCCGGATCAGGAGCAGATGCTTCCCCGTTCTTCAGGATCTTTAATCCGACAACACAGTCAGAGAAATTTGACCCGGATGGTGAATATATCAAGAGGTGGATACCTGAGCTGAAAAAAATACCTCTGAAACACCTTCATGACCCTTCCAGCGCTCCTGAAGATGTACTTGAGGAAGCAGGCGTGACAATTGGTGAAGATTATCCTGAACCAATTGTTGATCATAAGGCTGCAAGGCAGCGTGCATTAGATCGTTATGATGATGTGAAAAAATGA
- a CDS encoding sugar ABC transporter ATP-binding protein, producing MAELKMQNIYKIYDKDVTAVSDFNLHIQDKEFIVFVGPSGCGKSTTLRMVAGLEEISKGDFYIDEERVNDKAPKDRDIAMVFQNYALYPHMSVYDNMAFGLKLRKFDKAEIDKRVKNAAKILGLEALLDRKPKALSGGQRQRVALGRAIVRDAKVFLMDEPLSNLDAKLRVQMRAEIAKLHQRLQTTTIYVTHDQTEAMTMATRIVVMKDGVIQQVGSPKEVYDNPENVFVGGFIGSPAMNFFSGKLTDAGFEVKGQTLQVPEGKMKTLRNQNYVGKDIILGVRPEDIHDEPVFIESAAGSKFLADIEVSELTGAELMLYSKLGDQDFVARVDSRSDIKAGQKVELAFNLNKCHFFDVETEQRIR from the coding sequence ATGGCAGAGTTAAAAATGCAGAATATCTATAAAATTTATGATAAAGACGTAACAGCAGTATCTGACTTCAACCTTCACATTCAGGATAAAGAATTTATCGTATTCGTTGGTCCATCTGGTTGCGGTAAGTCAACAACACTTCGTATGGTTGCAGGCCTTGAGGAAATTTCTAAAGGTGACTTCTACATTGACGAAGAGCGTGTAAACGATAAAGCACCGAAAGACCGCGATATCGCGATGGTATTCCAGAACTACGCACTATACCCACACATGAGCGTATATGACAACATGGCATTCGGACTGAAGCTTCGTAAGTTCGATAAAGCTGAAATCGATAAGCGTGTAAAAAATGCTGCTAAGATCCTTGGTCTTGAAGCACTTCTTGACCGTAAGCCTAAAGCACTTTCAGGTGGTCAGCGTCAGCGTGTTGCACTTGGCCGTGCGATCGTTCGTGATGCAAAGGTATTCCTTATGGATGAGCCGCTTTCAAACCTTGATGCAAAGCTTCGTGTTCAGATGCGTGCTGAAATCGCTAAGCTTCACCAGCGTCTTCAGACAACAACAATCTATGTAACACACGATCAGACTGAAGCGATGACAATGGCAACACGTATCGTTGTTATGAAGGATGGCGTAATCCAGCAGGTTGGATCGCCTAAAGAAGTGTACGACAATCCAGAAAACGTATTCGTTGGCGGATTTATCGGATCACCGGCAATGAACTTCTTCAGCGGTAAGCTGACAGATGCAGGATTTGAAGTAAAAGGCCAGACGCTTCAGGTGCCTGAAGGTAAAATGAAGACACTACGCAATCAGAATTACGTTGGAAAAGATATTATCCTGGGTGTACGCCCTGAAGATATTCACGATGAGCCAGTATTCATCGAATCAGCTGCAGGATCTAAATTCCTTGCTGACATTGAAGTTTCTGAGCTTACAGGTGCTGAACTAATGCTTTATTCTAAGCTTGGCGATCAGGACTTTGTAGCACGCGTTGATTCACGTTCAGATATTAAAGCAGGACAAAAAGTTGAGCTTGCTTTCAACCTGAACAAGTGCCACTTCTTTGATGTGGAAACTGAGCAGCGCATCCGATAA
- a CDS encoding oxidoreductase yields the protein MEVIKLERIQLSSDLSISKTVHGMMHLSGWGLSKEERLTLIKEVLDTGITTFDHADIYGSYQCEALFGEALALEPSLRNKMEIVTKCGIVLESPNRPSHRSHHYDTSKAHIISSVEQSLKNLSVDTIDLLLIHRPDPFMNPEETAAAFDELSRSGKVKNFGVSNFKRSQFNMLQSYVDQPLCTNQIELSPYHLENFEDGTLDLTIEKKTPPMAWSPLAGGKILTGEDEKAVRIRAALKEIGSEIGTDQLDEVIYAWLYNHPANISVIAGSGKIDRIRSAVNAQNFRMDAHQWFTIYQAVIGHDVP from the coding sequence ATGGAGGTTATTAAACTGGAAAGAATACAATTATCAAGTGATTTATCAATTTCAAAAACTGTTCACGGTATGATGCACCTGTCAGGGTGGGGTCTGTCAAAGGAAGAGCGCCTGACGCTGATTAAAGAGGTGCTTGATACAGGAATTACGACATTTGATCACGCTGACATCTATGGAAGCTATCAGTGTGAAGCGCTCTTTGGAGAAGCACTGGCACTTGAGCCTTCACTTCGCAATAAAATGGAGATTGTGACAAAGTGTGGAATTGTCCTTGAATCCCCTAATCGTCCGTCTCACAGAAGCCACCATTATGATACAAGCAAAGCACATATAATCTCTTCAGTTGAACAGTCGCTGAAAAACCTTTCTGTAGATACAATTGACCTGCTGCTGATTCACAGACCCGATCCGTTTATGAACCCTGAGGAAACAGCTGCCGCTTTTGATGAGTTGAGCCGCTCAGGTAAGGTTAAAAACTTCGGTGTGTCCAACTTTAAAAGAAGTCAGTTTAATATGCTTCAGTCCTATGTGGATCAGCCGCTCTGTACGAACCAGATCGAACTGAGCCCGTATCACCTTGAAAACTTTGAAGACGGCACGCTTGACCTGACGATTGAAAAGAAAACGCCTCCGATGGCATGGTCTCCGCTTGCAGGCGGAAAAATTTTAACAGGTGAAGATGAAAAAGCTGTCAGAATCCGTGCAGCACTGAAAGAAATCGGCAGCGAAATCGGAACAGACCAGCTCGATGAAGTGATCTATGCGTGGTTATATAATCACCCTGCCAATATTTCTGTGATTGCAGGATCAGGAAAAATCGACCGCATCCGTTCAGCTGTAAACGCTCAAAATTTCCGTATGGATGCACATCAGTGGTTCACCATTTATCAGGCTGTAATTGGTCATGATGTTCCTTAA
- a CDS encoding sodium:dicarboxylate symporter, translating into MKLNLTAKILIGLVLGIIVGLVLNIFAPDLFSTLNTYVFNPLGEIFLGLINMLVVPIVFFSLVLGVAGLGDTKKLGRMGVKTILTFLTTTAIAITIGLSLASVIQPGSDSLFTQEEKDAAEFEESEAPSVGETLLNIIPDNPIMAMAEGNMLQIIAFAIFIGFAITVLGEKTKGIYQLFEQGNDIMMFLVGIVMKFAPYGTFGLIASALGEAGLDSLQSILMYVLVVLLALVIHAVITYGSIIMFLAKKSPIWFYKNFFPAMTVGFSTSSSNATLPISMETAQKELKVSKPASSFVQPLGATINMDGTAIMQGVATIFIAQVYAVDLTFVELLTVVLTAVLASIGTAGVPGVGMILLAMVLTSVNLPVAGIGLIIGIDRILDMTRTAINISGDAAVALFVSESEKKRKIKEQRGEV; encoded by the coding sequence ATGAAGCTCAATTTGACCGCTAAAATACTGATCGGCTTAGTGCTGGGTATTATTGTCGGCCTTGTATTAAATATATTCGCTCCAGACTTATTTAGTACATTAAATACATACGTATTTAATCCGCTGGGCGAAATATTCCTCGGATTAATTAATATGCTCGTTGTGCCAATTGTTTTCTTCTCACTCGTACTCGGTGTTGCCGGGCTTGGTGATACGAAAAAACTTGGCAGAATGGGTGTAAAAACAATTCTCACCTTTCTGACGACGACTGCAATAGCCATTACCATTGGTCTTTCACTTGCCTCAGTAATTCAGCCCGGAAGTGATTCGCTTTTTACACAGGAAGAAAAAGATGCAGCTGAATTTGAGGAGAGTGAGGCTCCATCTGTAGGTGAGACCCTGCTGAATATTATTCCTGATAATCCTATTATGGCAATGGCTGAAGGCAATATGCTGCAAATCATTGCATTTGCTATATTTATCGGGTTTGCAATTACTGTACTCGGCGAAAAGACAAAGGGCATCTATCAATTGTTTGAGCAGGGGAATGACATCATGATGTTCCTGGTTGGAATCGTTATGAAGTTTGCACCTTATGGCACTTTTGGATTGATTGCTTCAGCACTTGGAGAAGCAGGACTTGATTCATTGCAAAGTATTTTAATGTATGTGCTTGTCGTATTACTTGCGCTTGTCATTCATGCAGTGATTACCTACGGCTCAATCATTATGTTTCTGGCAAAGAAGAGTCCAATCTGGTTCTATAAAAACTTTTTCCCTGCCATGACAGTTGGGTTCAGTACGTCATCGAGTAACGCAACACTGCCGATCTCAATGGAAACTGCACAAAAAGAGCTGAAAGTGTCAAAACCTGCAAGTTCATTTGTTCAGCCGCTCGGCGCTACAATTAATATGGATGGTACAGCCATCATGCAGGGGGTTGCGACGATTTTCATCGCTCAGGTATATGCGGTTGACCTGACATTTGTAGAGCTGCTGACCGTTGTATTGACTGCGGTACTAGCAAGTATTGGAACTGCCGGTGTGCCAGGTGTGGGAATGATTCTCCTGGCAATGGTATTAACATCAGTCAACCTTCCAGTAGCCGGTATCGGATTAATTATAGGAATAGATAGAATACTTGATATGACCAGAACAGCGATCAACATTTCAGGTGATGCAGCAGTTGCACTTTTTGTATCAGAATCTGAAAAGAAAAGAAAAATTAAAGAACAGCGAGGAGAGGTGTAA